One genomic region from Plasmodium berghei ANKA genome assembly, chromosome: 4 encodes:
- a CDS encoding 50S ribosomal protein L9, apicoplast, putative: MHCHFLLIIFLYLLYLRELTVGYVTHNIVKSNSTLYAVKKKKKKSSKYIDITVSSDNEIGTKGEIKKVKLSHAFNYIIPQKLGYRSTINELVDKEKNENTLRYIDDITKSFIWDYKKKLNDLIVPFEFKKNENILVTQDNLLDYLLRRGIIRENDDVYQKIKSKKIKFSNFGAYPLKYAFLDNISINITVQIIESK; encoded by the exons atgcattgtcattttttacttattatatttttatacttatTATATCTGAGAGAACTCACAGTGGGATATGTTACACATAACATAGTGAAATCAAACTCTACATTATATGcagtgaaaaaaaaaaaaaaaaaatcgtcCAAGTACATTGATATTACCGTAAGCAGTGATAATGAAATAGGAACAAAAG gcgaaataaaaaaagtaaaattaTCCCATgcttttaattatattataccCCAAAAACTAGGGTATAGAAGCACCATTAATGAATTAGTGgacaaagaaaaaaatgaaaacacGCTTAGATATATAGATGATATAACCAAGAGTTTTATATGGGACTATAAAAAGAAGTTAAATGACTTAATTGTTCCTTTTGAGTTTAAGAAAAACGAAAATATTCTTGTTACCCAGGATAATTTATTAGATTAT CTTCTTCGCAGAGGAATTATTAGAGAAAATGACGATGTGtaccaaaaaataaaaagcaaaaaaataaaattttcaaattttggGGCCTACCCCttaaaatatgcatttCTGGATAATATTAGCATAAATATTACTGTACAAATAATTGAAAGCAAGTAA
- a CDS encoding calcium-dependent protein kinase 3 encodes MNQLCVERNLSISTAYIKSKPKKYIERIKKKKSSNKSIKSQHKFEGSKIANKNNELKDIKSKDPKHYENHINKNTKHKDILLKSKRSDNFKFSRRGFILSFTGNLEDFYNLSEEPLGKGTYGCVYKATDKLLKIQRAVKVVSKKKLKNIPRFRQEIDIMKNLDHPNVIKLLETFEDEEQIYLIMDLCTGGELFDKIIKKGSFVEMYASFIMKQIFSVLNYLHIRNICHRDIKPENFLFYDKSTESLIKIIDFGLAAYFNDIDYEMKTKAGTPYYVAPQVLTGCYDYKCDLWSAGVLFYIILCGYPPFYGESDHEILSMVKKGKYNFKGKEWNNISEEAKDLIKRCLTIDSGKRINASEALKHPWFKKKKGSFNLDVKMDIHVLENFKNYALLLKLQKLAMTIIAQQSNDYDLQQLKTVFLYLDEDGKGNITKNQLKKGLENSGLKLPQNFDVLLDQIDSDGSGRIDYTEFLAAALDRKHLSKKLIYCAFRVFDVDNDGEITTAELAHILYNGNKKGSITQKDVNQVKKMIQEVDKNNDGKIDFYEFCEMMKLKY; translated from the exons ATGAATCAATTATGTGTAGAAAGAAACCTAAGCATATCTACTGCTTATATAAAGAGCAAGccaaagaaatatatagaaagaatcaaaaagaaaaagagtTCCAACAAATCGATAAAAAGTCAGCATAAATTTGAAGGGAGTAAAATAGCAAATAAGAATAACGAACTAAAGGATATAAAATCAAAAGACCCCAAACATTACGAAAAccatattaataaaaatacaaaacaTAAAGACATCCTTTTAAAATCGAAAAGAAGCGACAATTTTAAGTTTTCTAGAAGAGGATTTATTTTAAGCTTTACTGGAAATTTAGAagatttttataatttatcagAAGAACCACTAGGAAAGGGGACATATGGCTGTGTATATAAAGCAACGGATAAACTGTTAAAAATCCAAAGAGCTGTTAAAGTtgtatcaaaaaaaaaattaaaaaatataccaaGATTTAGACAAGAAATtgatataatgaaaaatttagaTCATCCTAATGTCATAAAATTACTAGAAACATTTGAAGATGAAGAACAAATCTATTTAATAATGGACTTATGTACAGGAGGAgaattatttgataaaataataaaaaaaggttCTTTTGTAGAAATGTATGCCTCTTTTATAATGAAGCAAATATTTTCTGTactaaattatttacacATTAGAAACATATGTCATAGAGATATAAAGCctgaaaattttttattttatgacaAATCCACAGAATCGTTAATTAAAATCATCGACTTTGGTTTAGCTGCATATTTTAATGACATTGATTACGAGATGAAAACAAAAGCTGGAACTCCTTATTATGTTGCCCCTCAAGTTTTAACGGGGTGTTATGATTACAAATGTGATTTATGGTCAGCAGGTgtattgttttatattattctttGTGGTTACCCCCCTTTTTATGGGGAAAGTGACCATGAGATATTGAGCATG GTGAAAAAGgggaaatataattttaaaggAAAAGAGTGGAATAATATCTCAGAAGAGGCTAAGGATTTAATTAAGCGATGTCTCACTATCGACTCAGGGAAAAGAATAAATGCAAGTGAAGCTTTAAAACATCCAtggtttaaaaaaaaaaaaggatcGTTTAATTTAGATGTCAAAATGGATATACATGTATTGGAAAATTTTAAGAATTAtgctttattattaaaactTCAAAAATTAGCTATGACAATAATAGCACAACAAAGTAATGACTACGATTTGCAACAACTAAAGAcagtatttttatatttagaTGAAGATGGAAAAggaaatataacaaaaaatcaATTGAAAAAAGGTTTGGAAAATAGTGGATTGAAGCTTCCTCAAAATTTTGATGTATTACTTGATCAAATAGATAGTGATGGTAGTGGTAGAATAGATTATACTGAATTTTTAGCGGCAGCATTAGACAGAAAGCATTTATCAAAG aaacTGATATATTGCGCCTTTAGGGTATTTGATGTAGACAATGATGGGGAAATTACAACAGCAGAATTAGCACAT ATACTTTATAATGGCAACAAGAAAGGAAGCATAACTCAAAAAGATGTTAAtcaagttaaaaaaatgattcaAGAAGTTGACAAGAACAATGATGGAAag aTCGACTTTTATGAGTTTTGCGAAATGATGAAACTAAAGTATTAA